GCTTGCGGACCTCCTGAAGCATCAGGAATGATCGGCGGGAGACTATTGATTGAGCCAGCCGTCTCGCCGCACGCATGCGTGAAGCGCGCGGCAGCTATGAGTTGCTTCTACAGACGCCCATCTCCATCTGACAGTCAAAGCCATCTGACTCAAGTCGAGGAAATCGGCGCTCCGACCCGGCTTGGGCACGCGCGAGGAGACAATCATGAACGAGATTTCCAAAACCCTGAACGACATGACGCTTGTCGAACGGTCGAGCCTGCTCGACACCGTCGCCGACGCCCTGGAAGCAACCGCTGAGGAGGCAGGAGGGGAGGGCGACGCCCGCTTCGTCGCCAACTCCATCTGCATCGCCAATACGATCAGGGGACTATCGGGGGAGCTTGCGCCCCGCGATCTGCGGGCGGCCGAGTTGCTGCTCGAGCAGGGCATCATGCTCGTCCACCAATTTTCCAACAGGACGAAACCACGCGGAATGGTCCACTAGGTGTTTAGATGGGATATTCGGCTGGCGCCCCATCTAGCGGTGATGGGTTGAGGTACTGCGCTTCAAGCTGATGATAAACATGGTCTGTGTGACGCAGCCACAAACATCAAAAGGAAGCGCAGCATGAAGCATTTTGCCGGACTGGACGTTTCTGTCAAAGAGACCTCCATTTGCATTGTAGACGAAACGGGTAAGATTTGCCGCGAGATAAAGGTTGTCAGCCATCCCGACGATCTTGCCGATGTGCTGACTGATGCTTCCTGGAATTTCGTGCGGGTTGGGCTTGAGGCCGGGCCTTTGTCGCAATGGTTGTTCAGTGGCCTGGTGGAAGCCGGGTTGCCAGCGATCTGCATCGAGACACGGCACGCGAAGGCGTTCCTGAAGGCACAGGTTAACAAGACCGACCGAAACGACGCTCGCGGTATCGCACAGATGATGCGTGTCAATCTCTTCCGACCGGTCCATGTCAAAACGCTGGCAAGCCAGAAGCGGCGCGTTCTGCTGACCGCACGCAAACTGCTTCAGGAGAAGGCCATTGGGCACTGTAAAGTTAATCGGCACTAGTCAAAAATGGGGTCCCACGGCTTTCGCTTATGCGGTTTGCAGGCGTGCGATTTCGTTCCACATCTGCATAGCTTCGGTTCTCAGTTCGCGGTGATGGTCTGATGAGATCTCGTGGCGTGGAATGTGAAAAAGGTTGGCAACAGGGTCATGAATTGAAGCAAAACGCTGGAGATGTCGGGCTGACTTGAAGCCCTTCATGATCCGTTCTCGCCGCCGGGTCGGTTGATGAGAATTCTCAGCACGATTGTTCAATCCCTTGTGCGAGCGATGCTCGACACCTGGCATGATATCGCGTTTTGCGGCGCCATAGGACCGAAGTTTGTCGGTGATCATCACACGCGGTGAACGACCTTGCCCTTTCAGAAGCTTTCGCATCAGACGCTTTGCAGCTTTGACATTTCGGCGGTTCTGGACCAGAACATCAAGGACGAAGCCGTCCTGATCGACGGCGCGCCAAAGCCAGTGTTTCTTGCCGCCAATGGAGATGACGACCTCATCGAGGTGCCATTTGTCGCCGAGCTTGCCGGTCGATCGCTTCCGGATATCGTTGGCAAAGTGCCCTCCGAATTTCTCAGCCCAGAGCCTCACGGTTTGGTGAGATACGATGACCCCACGCGCCGCCAGCATATCCTCTACCATGCGCAGACTGAGCGGAAACCGGAAATAAAGCCAAACGGCATGTGCAATCACATCGGCTGGAAATCGGTGGCGACGATAAAGAGGATCACGGGCAAGTCGGGTCATGCCGCCAGATCCCACATTTTGCTCGACGCCCGGTTAACGTTACAGTGCCGCAGTCCTTCTTCGACGGTATCCCGAGGGATCTCGAAGAGGCGGCGATGATCGACGGGGCGACGCAATTCACGGCGTTTCGCCAGATCATCCTGCCGCTGACGCTGCCGGGGATCGCCGCCACGCTCGGCTTCGTCTTCACCGCCGCCTGGAGCGAGTTGCTCTTCGCGCTGATGCTGATCAACGGCAACGACGCGGCGACCTTTCCGGTCGGCCTGCTCACCTTCGTTTCGAAATTCTCGGTGGATTTCGGGCAGATGATGGCGGCGGGCGTCATGGCGCTCATTCCGGCCGGCCTCTTCTTCTTGCTCATCCAGCGTTATCTCGTCCAGGGCCTGACGGCCGGCGCGGTCAAGGGTTAAACAAAATGGCATCGATCGATATCCAGAATATCCGCAAAGCCTATGGCCATGTGCAGGTGCTGCACGGCGTCGACCTCAAGATCGAGGACGGTGAGTTCGTCGTGCTCGTCGGTCCGTCCGGCTGCGGCAAGTCCACGCTGCTGCGCATGATCGCCGGGCTGGAGGATGTCACATCAGGCGAGATCCGCATTGCAGGCAGCAGAGTGAACGAGCTGCATCCCAAGGACCGCGACATCGCTATGGTGTTCCAGTCCTATGCGCTTTATCCGCATATGAATGTCGCCGGCAATATGAGCTACAGCCTGAAACTGCGGAAGACGGCGAAGGAGAAAATCACCAGCGCGGTGGCTGCGGCCGCCGCCAAGCTTGGCCTTGATCCGCTGCTCGAACGGCGGCCGAAGGCGCTTTCCGGCGGCCAGCGCCAGCGCGTCGCCATGGGCCGCGCCATCGTGCGCCAGCCGAAGGCCTTCCTGTTCGACGAACCGCTTTCCAACCTCGATGCGCGCCTGCGCGAACAGATGCGTGCCGAAATCAAGAAACTGCATGGCGATCTGAGGGCGACCTCGATCTACGTCACCCACGACCAGATCGAGGTGAT
The Rhizobium leguminosarum DNA segment above includes these coding regions:
- a CDS encoding IS6 family transposase, whose amino-acid sequence is MTRLARDPLYRRHRFPADVIAHAVWLYFRFPLSLRMVEDMLAARGVIVSHQTVRLWAEKFGGHFANDIRKRSTGKLGDKWHLDEVVISIGGKKHWLWRAVDQDGFVLDVLVQNRRNVKAAKRLMRKLLKGQGRSPRVMITDKLRSYGAAKRDIMPGVEHRSHKGLNNRAENSHQPTRRRERIMKGFKSARHLQRFASIHDPVANLFHIPRHEISSDHHRELRTEAMQMWNEIARLQTA
- a CDS encoding ABC transporter ATP-binding protein, whose product is MASIDIQNIRKAYGHVQVLHGVDLKIEDGEFVVLVGPSGCGKSTLLRMIAGLEDVTSGEIRIAGSRVNELHPKDRDIAMVFQSYALYPHMNVAGNMSYSLKLRKTAKEKITSAVAAAAAKLGLDPLLERRPKALSGGQRQRVAMGRAIVRQPKAFLFDEPLSNLDARLREQMRAEIKKLHGDLRATSIYVTHDQIEVMTLADRIVAMHGGVVQQVGSPLELYDHPANLFVAGFIGSPGMNFLEASYVEGGVKLQDGTIVPLAKPLPLADGAKVTLGIRPEHVLMTNDGAGLATDVELVEPTGFGIILHLALHGLPFKIFTLDREALKAGPKVNVAFPAQYLHVFDGEGKRID